The Canis lupus familiaris isolate Mischka breed German Shepherd chromosome X, alternate assembly UU_Cfam_GSD_1.0, whole genome shotgun sequence genome has a segment encoding these proteins:
- the LOC491817 gene encoding poly(rC)-binding protein 1-like, whose protein sequence is MDARVTESELNATLTIRLLMHRKEVGSIIGKKGESVKRIRKESGARINISEGNCPERIITLTGPTNAIFKAFVMIIDKLEEDINSSMTNSTAASRPPVTLRLVVPAYQCGSLIGKGGCKIKEIRESTGAQVQVAGDMLPNSTERAITIAGVPQSVTECVKQICLVMLETLSQSPQGRVMTIPYQPMPASSPVICAGGQDRWGYAAGYPHAAGYPHDTHYLEGPPLDAYSIQGQHTVSPLDLAKLNQVARQQSHFAMMHGGTGFAGIDSNSPEVKGYWASLDASTQTTHEFTIPNNLIGCIIGRQGANINEIRQMSGAQIKIANPVEGSSGRQVTITGSAASISLAQYLINARLSSEKGMGCS, encoded by the coding sequence ATGGATGCCAGAGTGACTGAGAGTGAACTAAACGCGACTCTCACCATTCGGCTGCTCATGCacaggaaggaagtggggagcATCATCGGGAAGAAAGGGGAGTCGGTGAAGAGGATCCGCAAGGAGAGCGGCGCGCGGATCAACATCTCGGAGGGCAACTGCCCGGAGCGGATCATCACCCTGACGGGCCCGACCAATGCCATCTTTAAGGCCTTCGTCATGATCATCGACAAGCTGGAGGAAGACATCAACAGCTCCATGACCAACAGCACGGCGGCCAGCAGGCCCCCGGTCACCCTGCGGCTCGTGGTGCCGGCCTACCAGTGCGGCTCGCTGATCGGGAAGGGCGGCTGCAAGATCAAGGAGATCCGCGAGAGCACGGGCGCCCAGGTGCAGGTGGCGGGGGATATGCTGCCCAACTCGACCGAGCGGGCCATCACCATCGCGGGCGTGCCGCAGTCGGTCACCGAGTGTGTCAAGCAGATCTGCCTGGTCATGCTCGAGACGCTCTCCCAGTCCCCGCAGGGGAGAGTCATGACCATCCCGTACCAGCCCATGCCCGCCAGCTCGCCGGTCATCTGCGCGGGCGGCCAAGACCGCTGGGGCTACGCAGCCGGCTACCCGCACGCAGCCGGCTACCCGCACGACACCCACTACCTGGAGGGGCCGCCCCTGGATGCCTACTCGATCCAAGGACAACACACCGTCTCTCCGCTCGACCTGGCCAAGCTGAACCAGGTGGCAAGACAACAATCTCACTTTGCCATGATGCACGGCGGGACGGGATTCGCCGGAATTGACTCCAACTCTCCCGAGGTGAAAGGCTATTGGGCAAGTTTGGATGCGTCCACTCAAACCACCCATGAATTCACCATTCCAAATAACTTAATTGGCTGCATAATCGGGCGCCAGGGCGCCAACATTAATGAGATCCGCCAGATGTCCGGGGCCCAGATCAAAATTGCCAATCCGGTGGAAGGTTCCTCTGGTAGGCAGGTTACTATCACTGGTTCTGCTGCCAGTATTAGTCTGGCCCAGTATCTAATCAATGCCAGGCTCTCCTCCGAGAAGGGCATGGGGTGCAGCTAG